In Leptolyngbya sp. SIO1E4, one DNA window encodes the following:
- the pruA gene encoding L-glutamate gamma-semialdehyde dehydrogenase, with product MFVDVSNPTYETATQAIARDLLAATQEKRSLFAQVRDQMRWDDKLLAIAMDHPGLRVQLFRLIDVLPTLQSKTEIARHMQAYLGAETVELPGFLKTLLGFADPASPPGQLAATTFTKGVETLAHKYIAGETLPQALKAIERLRKGKMAFTMDLLGEAVITEVEAQAYQQRYLDLMEQLVTASQAWSTVSQIDEADGEALPKVQVSVKLTAFYSQFDPLDAVGSRAQVSDRIRTLLRRAQELGAAVHFDMEQYSYKSLTLAILKDILQEEEFRDRTDVGVTLQAYLRDSYSDLKGLVEWAQERGKPVTVRLVKGAYWDQETIHASQEDWPLPVYSHKASTDANFECMTQLLLENHAHLYGAIASHNVRSQAHAIAIARALKIPSRRIELQVLYGMADKLAQALAKTELRVRVYAPYGELIPGMAYLIRRLLENTANSSFLRQRSENHAVDELIAPPVMAPVDQTDIPPHPSHPAHQFPNARNTDYAVVENRAAAAQAIAKVRQQIGQSYPPLVNGERVATLSNVDSVNPANPNEVIGTVGLISQEQADQAIAAAQAAFPAWKHTSAAERAGILRKAANLLEQRREELCAWMMLEVGKPLKQADPEVSEAIDFCRYYADEMERLDKGTDYDLPGETNQYRYQPRGIVVVISPWNFPLAIPTGMTVAALVTGNCTLLKPAETSSVIAAKLAEILVEAGMPPGVFQYIPCQGSTVGAHLVKHPAVHMITFTGSQEVGCQIYAEAAILQPGQKHLKRVVAEMGGKNAIIVDASADLDQAVQGVVASAFGYSGQKCSACSRVIVLASIYDAFVERAVEAARSLPIGSPEAPSTAVGPVIDAKAHQRIQATIQQAKSTCTLALERDVPDQGYYISPTLFTDVAPDDAIAQTEIFGPVLAVIKAETFEEALAIANGTAYALTGGLYSRTPAHIDRAYAEFEVGNLYVNRNITGAIVARQPFGGFKLSGVGSKAGGPDYLLQFLEPRTVTENIQRQGFAPIEGWS from the coding sequence GTGTTTGTAGATGTCTCGAACCCAACCTACGAAACTGCAACCCAAGCGATCGCGCGCGACTTATTAGCCGCAACTCAAGAAAAGCGATCCCTATTCGCCCAAGTGCGCGACCAAATGCGCTGGGACGATAAGCTGCTGGCGATCGCCATGGATCATCCGGGGTTGCGGGTGCAGCTTTTTCGGCTCATTGATGTTTTACCCACGCTGCAGAGTAAGACAGAAATTGCTCGCCATATGCAGGCGTACCTGGGGGCCGAGACCGTTGAACTGCCTGGGTTTCTGAAAACGCTGCTAGGATTTGCCGACCCGGCCTCCCCGCCCGGACAGCTGGCCGCGACCACCTTCACCAAAGGGGTGGAAACCCTGGCGCACAAATACATCGCAGGCGAAACCCTACCGCAAGCACTGAAAGCCATTGAGCGCCTGCGTAAGGGCAAAATGGCCTTCACGATGGATCTGCTGGGGGAAGCGGTCATCACCGAAGTTGAAGCACAGGCCTACCAGCAGCGCTACCTGGACCTGATGGAACAGCTGGTCACAGCCTCCCAAGCCTGGTCTACGGTCTCTCAGATTGATGAAGCCGATGGCGAGGCTCTGCCCAAGGTGCAGGTGTCGGTCAAACTAACCGCCTTTTATTCACAGTTTGATCCTTTGGATGCCGTGGGTAGTCGGGCACAGGTGAGCGATCGCATTCGCACCCTATTACGCCGGGCACAGGAACTGGGGGCTGCTGTTCACTTCGATATGGAGCAGTATTCCTACAAGTCCCTTACGCTAGCGATTTTGAAAGATATTCTGCAGGAAGAGGAGTTTCGCGATCGCACGGATGTTGGGGTGACACTGCAGGCATATCTGCGGGACAGCTACTCAGATTTGAAAGGGTTGGTGGAATGGGCTCAAGAGCGAGGCAAGCCGGTTACGGTTCGCTTGGTCAAAGGAGCTTACTGGGATCAAGAAACGATTCATGCCAGCCAGGAAGATTGGCCGCTGCCGGTTTACAGCCACAAGGCTTCCACCGATGCCAACTTTGAGTGCATGACCCAGCTATTGCTGGAAAATCACGCCCATCTCTATGGGGCGATCGCGAGCCATAACGTCCGTTCCCAAGCCCATGCGATCGCCATTGCACGGGCGCTCAAGATTCCGTCGCGACGGATAGAACTGCAGGTTCTCTACGGCATGGCCGATAAGCTGGCTCAAGCCCTGGCCAAAACAGAATTGCGGGTGCGGGTCTACGCCCCTTATGGGGAGCTGATTCCTGGGATGGCCTACCTGATTCGCCGGCTGCTAGAAAATACGGCCAATTCTTCCTTCCTTCGCCAAAGGTCTGAAAATCATGCTGTCGATGAGCTGATCGCCCCCCCGGTGATGGCCCCTGTAGACCAAACCGATATTCCGCCTCACCCCAGCCACCCGGCACACCAGTTCCCCAACGCTCGCAATACCGACTATGCCGTTGTGGAGAACCGAGCCGCCGCTGCTCAGGCGATCGCGAAAGTGCGACAGCAAATTGGCCAATCTTATCCGCCATTGGTCAATGGCGAGCGTGTGGCCACCTTAAGCAACGTGGATTCTGTGAATCCAGCGAACCCAAACGAGGTCATCGGCACGGTTGGCCTGATTAGCCAGGAACAGGCCGATCAGGCGATCGCCGCCGCCCAAGCAGCCTTTCCGGCCTGGAAGCACACATCTGCAGCAGAACGCGCGGGGATTCTGCGGAAAGCGGCTAATTTACTGGAGCAGCGACGGGAGGAACTGTGCGCCTGGATGATGCTGGAGGTCGGGAAACCTCTGAAGCAGGCCGATCCGGAAGTCTCGGAAGCGATCGATTTTTGCCGCTACTATGCCGATGAAATGGAGCGGCTAGACAAAGGAACTGATTACGACCTGCCCGGTGAAACCAATCAGTATCGCTACCAGCCACGCGGCATTGTGGTGGTGATTTCGCCCTGGAATTTTCCCCTCGCAATTCCTACCGGGATGACGGTGGCTGCGCTGGTAACCGGCAACTGCACCCTCTTGAAACCAGCCGAAACGTCCTCTGTCATCGCCGCCAAACTGGCAGAAATCTTGGTGGAAGCCGGCATGCCGCCGGGCGTTTTCCAATACATTCCCTGTCAAGGCTCAACGGTGGGAGCCCATCTGGTGAAACATCCAGCAGTCCACATGATTACCTTCACCGGCTCCCAGGAAGTCGGCTGCCAGATTTATGCTGAAGCGGCCATTCTGCAGCCTGGACAAAAACACCTGAAGCGAGTGGTGGCTGAAATGGGGGGCAAAAACGCCATCATTGTGGATGCTAGTGCCGATTTAGATCAGGCCGTGCAGGGAGTCGTGGCCTCAGCCTTTGGCTATAGCGGTCAGAAATGTTCCGCCTGTTCTCGGGTAATTGTGCTGGCATCTATCTACGATGCGTTTGTTGAGCGGGCGGTAGAGGCCGCGCGATCGCTCCCTATCGGTTCACCCGAAGCCCCGAGTACTGCCGTCGGCCCCGTCATTGATGCAAAGGCTCACCAGCGTATTCAAGCGACCATTCAACAGGCCAAATCGACCTGTACGCTAGCCTTAGAACGCGACGTGCCCGACCAAGGGTACTACATCAGCCCCACTCTCTTTACAGATGTCGCCCCAGACGATGCGATCGCCCAAACCGAAATCTTTGGCCCGGTGCTAGCAGTCATCAAGGCTGAAACCTTTGAGGAAGCCCTGGCGATCGCCAACGGCACTGCCTATGCGCTCACGGGTGGGCTCTATTCCCGCACTCCCGCCCATATTGATCGGGCTTACGCTGAGTTTGAAGTCGGCAATCTATACGTTAATCGCAACATTACGGGGGCGATCGTGGCGCGACAGCCGTTTGGAGGGTTCAAGCTTTCGGGGGTGGGGTCTAAAGCCGGTGGCCCCGATTATCTGCTTCAGTTCTTAGAACCCCGGACAGTGACAGAAAATATCCAGCGGCAAGGATTTGCCCCGATTGAAGGCTGGAGTTGA
- a CDS encoding DUF29 domain-containing protein, whose translation MSEQYLADFSSWINQTAQLLRERRWHEIDVPHLVEEVEDLGKSERRGIASQLTRLLLHLLKWQYQPQRQSDSWLDSITDARTQIELTIEDSPSLRDYPAEKLQACYQRARRQAAKQTHIEVSAFPTECPYTLERILAEDWLPGS comes from the coding sequence ATGAGCGAGCAGTATTTAGCAGATTTTAGTTCATGGATTAACCAGACGGCCCAGCTGCTACGAGAGCGGCGTTGGCATGAAATTGATGTGCCGCATTTGGTTGAAGAGGTTGAAGACCTGGGTAAAAGCGAGCGTCGGGGGATTGCGAGTCAGCTCACTCGTCTTCTACTGCATTTGCTCAAGTGGCAATATCAACCTCAGCGCCAGTCAGACAGTTGGCTCGATTCTATTACAGATGCACGCACCCAAATTGAGCTGACAATTGAAGATAGCCCTAGCCTCAGAGACTATCCCGCAGAGAAACTGCAGGCGTGTTATCAACGGGCCCGCCGCCAAGCTGCCAAGCAGACCCACATAGAGGTTTCGGCATTTCCAACGGAATGCCCTTACACCCTAGAGCGCATATTAGCGGAAGACTGGTTACCAGGAAGCTGA
- a CDS encoding YHS domain-containing protein: MKIKYFAAFVASSVLTVGVVSLPTLLNPVHANPCAGIENPCAAVDPCAANPCAAADPCAANPCAAADPCAANPCAAADPCAAKPCAAADPCAANPCAAADPCAADPCAANPCAAADVAMPIEPPHADIYVEETSGLAIRGADPVAYFTESAAVMGSADYEYEWNGATWRFSSAANKEAFKANPEAYAPQYGGYCAKAVSEGNLASVDPRAWKIVDGKLYLNYSADVQAQWVEDIPGNIEKANSFWPEVLTDKTLWENRVTWAQ, from the coding sequence ATGAAGATTAAGTATTTTGCAGCCTTCGTCGCCTCTTCTGTTCTCACTGTGGGTGTCGTTTCTCTACCAACCCTGTTGAATCCGGTTCACGCTAACCCTTGTGCTGGGATAGAAAATCCCTGTGCAGCCGTAGACCCCTGCGCAGCCAATCCGTGTGCGGCAGCTGATCCGTGTGCGGCCAATCCCTGCGCAGCTGCAGACCCCTGCGCGGCCAATCCTTGTGCGGCCGCAGACCCCTGTGCCGCTAAGCCCTGCGCGGCAGCCGACCCCTGTGCCGCCAATCCTTGTGCGGCTGCAGACCCCTGTGCTGCAGACCCCTGTGCCGCTAATCCGTGCGCGGCTGCAGACGTAGCGATGCCGATTGAGCCGCCCCATGCTGATATCTATGTCGAAGAAACCAGCGGCTTAGCCATTCGGGGGGCAGATCCGGTGGCTTACTTTACTGAAAGTGCTGCTGTGATGGGCAGCGCTGACTATGAATATGAATGGAACGGAGCAACCTGGCGCTTTAGCAGCGCTGCGAATAAGGAAGCGTTTAAAGCCAATCCTGAAGCCTATGCACCGCAGTATGGTGGGTACTGCGCTAAGGCCGTGAGTGAGGGCAATCTGGCATCTGTGGATCCCCGTGCCTGGAAAATTGTGGATGGCAAACTGTATCTGAACTACAGCGCTGACGTACAGGCTCAGTGGGTAGAAGATATTCCAGGCAACATTGAGAAAGCCAATTCTTTCTGGCCTGAAGTCCTGACTGATAAAACGCTGTGGGAAAATCGGGTAACCTGGGCACAATAA
- a CDS encoding RluA family pseudouridine synthase gives MPISDETIHLVVEKADPPRLDRWLTAHVKDLSRNRIQKLIDWEYVTLNGERCTNKKATVQTGDTIALTIPATKPLEVTPEDIPLDILYEDEQMLIINKPAGLVVHPAPGNMSGTLVNAVLAHCGEQLTGIGGVERPGIVHRLDKDTTGAIVIAKTELAHQHLQAQMKAKTARREYLGVIYGVPKTETGTIDAPTGRHPSDRKKQAIMPPLKGGRYAITHWQVEARLGNFTLMRFRLETGRTHQIRVHCAHAGHPIVGDPIYGSGRSVGVNLPGQALHAERLSLQHPMSGEIITAIAPLPDHFVTLLTVLRKRSPHGR, from the coding sequence ATGCCTATTTCTGACGAGACTATTCACCTCGTGGTCGAAAAAGCCGACCCGCCTCGGTTAGATCGGTGGCTGACGGCCCATGTCAAAGACCTCTCCCGCAACCGCATCCAAAAACTCATTGATTGGGAATATGTCACCCTCAATGGTGAACGCTGCACGAACAAAAAGGCAACGGTGCAGACGGGCGATACGATCGCCCTGACGATTCCGGCAACCAAGCCCCTGGAAGTCACCCCAGAAGACATTCCCCTCGATATTCTCTACGAAGACGAGCAGATGCTGATCATCAACAAACCGGCTGGGTTGGTGGTGCATCCGGCACCCGGCAACATGAGTGGAACGTTGGTGAACGCAGTGTTGGCCCACTGTGGCGAGCAGCTCACCGGCATTGGTGGTGTAGAGCGGCCTGGCATTGTTCATCGGTTAGATAAAGACACGACTGGGGCGATCGTCATTGCCAAAACGGAACTCGCCCACCAACATCTACAGGCTCAGATGAAAGCCAAAACCGCACGGCGAGAATATCTGGGCGTGATTTACGGCGTGCCTAAAACTGAAACCGGCACCATCGATGCTCCGACAGGGCGACATCCCAGCGATCGCAAAAAGCAGGCGATCATGCCCCCGCTAAAGGGAGGGCGCTATGCCATCACCCACTGGCAGGTTGAAGCGCGGCTGGGTAACTTCACGCTGATGCGGTTTCGCTTAGAAACTGGTCGCACCCACCAAATTCGGGTGCACTGTGCCCATGCTGGGCATCCCATTGTGGGGGATCCGATCTACGGCTCTGGGCGATCGGTGGGGGTTAACTTACCGGGGCAGGCGCTCCATGCAGAAAGGCTGTCGCTGCAGCACCCCATGTCTGGGGAAATCATCACTGCGATCGCGCCGCTGCCTGATCATTTTGTGACCTTACTGACGGTTCTCCGCAAGCGATCGCCCCACGGCAGATAA
- a CDS encoding aldo/keto reductase encodes MATSQTFQLGGDLTINRIGYGTMRLTGQPGNFGPYEDWEGGKHLLSRAIELGVNFIDSARAYGPLWADRLIADALHPYPPSLVIATKGGVDKPAAGKILVDGSPATLHHQIDEALTILKQERLDLFQLHRVDPNVPLEDSVGALAAARQAGKIRHIGLSNVDRTQLDRALVIAPIASIQNRFNMAETAAADLVDYTAQKGIAFIPYGPLGAKPMQPGAALPAQEALAWLLRRAPNIIVIPGTTSVAHLEENLTAWEQV; translated from the coding sequence ATGGCAACCTCACAAACCTTTCAGCTCGGTGGTGACTTAACCATTAACCGGATTGGGTATGGCACCATGCGCCTGACAGGGCAACCCGGAAACTTTGGCCCCTATGAAGATTGGGAAGGAGGAAAGCACCTGCTCAGCCGGGCAATTGAGCTGGGAGTTAACTTTATCGACTCGGCTCGCGCCTATGGCCCCCTATGGGCCGATCGGCTGATCGCAGACGCCTTGCATCCTTACCCCCCTAGTCTGGTAATTGCCACCAAAGGCGGCGTTGATAAGCCTGCTGCGGGCAAAATCCTGGTCGATGGCTCCCCGGCCACCCTGCATCATCAGATAGACGAAGCTCTAACCATCCTTAAGCAGGAACGACTCGACCTGTTTCAATTGCACCGGGTGGACCCCAACGTGCCTCTGGAAGACAGCGTGGGTGCCTTGGCTGCCGCCCGCCAAGCGGGCAAGATTCGCCACATCGGCCTGTCTAATGTTGACCGCACCCAACTCGATCGCGCGCTGGTGATCGCCCCCATTGCTAGCATTCAGAACCGTTTCAACATGGCCGAGACAGCTGCCGCCGACCTGGTTGATTACACCGCTCAAAAAGGCATCGCGTTCATTCCCTACGGCCCGCTGGGGGCCAAGCCTATGCAACCAGGGGCAGCGCTTCCAGCTCAAGAAGCATTGGCCTGGCTATTGCGCCGCGCCCCTAACATCATCGTTATTCCGGGGACGACGTCCGTTGCCCATTTGGAGGAAAACTTAACCGCGTGGGAGCAGGTGTAG
- a CDS encoding GUN4 domain-containing protein — protein MNPSNQPHSETASQQSTPADNQTFSQQLSAIQQALSQMTGEMTTLRQEVSRLGELPQQLSQLERRLMVVGDLYRYDALHEQLATQQWFEADKETVKLIAEIGSVSDLEDLSPRDIRSFPCGELQVIDRLWTTYSEGQFGFSVQMQIYQALGGTVDTTIGEDQKLVRRWGAELGWRSNVSEQNPEGDRWRKCDELDFSLNAPKGCHPSRWWNSPYGSRMTNYFLNRLITCAL, from the coding sequence ATGAACCCGTCTAATCAGCCCCACTCTGAAACCGCCTCTCAGCAATCTACCCCAGCAGACAACCAGACCTTTAGTCAGCAACTGTCCGCCATCCAACAGGCACTCAGCCAGATGACGGGTGAAATGACCACCCTACGGCAGGAAGTCAGCCGTTTAGGAGAGTTACCCCAGCAACTGAGCCAGCTTGAACGTCGCTTGATGGTGGTGGGCGATCTCTATCGGTACGATGCGCTCCATGAACAATTGGCCACGCAACAATGGTTTGAAGCCGATAAAGAGACCGTAAAACTGATTGCGGAAATTGGCAGCGTGTCTGATCTAGAAGATCTGAGCCCTCGCGACATTCGCAGTTTTCCTTGTGGAGAGCTGCAGGTGATTGATCGGCTCTGGACAACCTACAGCGAAGGGCAATTTGGCTTTAGTGTTCAGATGCAGATCTACCAGGCCCTCGGCGGCACCGTCGACACCACCATTGGGGAAGATCAAAAACTCGTCAGACGCTGGGGTGCTGAATTGGGGTGGCGCAGTAACGTGAGTGAGCAAAATCCTGAGGGAGATCGCTGGCGCAAGTGTGATGAATTAGACTTTTCGCTGAATGCTCCCAAAGGCTGTCATCCGTCTCGCTGGTGGAATTCCCCTTATGGGTCTCGCATGACCAACTATTTCTTGAACCGCCTCATCACCTGTGCCCTGTAG
- a CDS encoding VOC family protein, with product MQFQYTYTRLNVENFPACKAFYRDVLGLSIKFEDDMDEYVEFDTGSVRITLFDREKLPEFITRDSDLNYDPHSARVVLSFQVSNIEAAIAHLQTHHVELLNPPTDYSDRGFISTCFRDPDGNLIELEQVTDVLIT from the coding sequence ATGCAGTTTCAATACACTTATACCCGTTTAAACGTTGAGAATTTTCCTGCCTGCAAAGCTTTTTATCGAGACGTTTTGGGTCTCAGCATCAAGTTTGAAGATGATATGGATGAGTATGTGGAGTTTGATACGGGTTCGGTGCGAATTACGCTATTTGACCGCGAAAAACTCCCGGAGTTTATTACTCGAGATAGCGACCTAAATTACGACCCTCACAGCGCACGGGTGGTGCTCTCATTTCAGGTCAGCAATATAGAAGCGGCGATCGCTCATCTCCAAACGCATCATGTCGAACTCCTAAATCCACCCACTGACTATTCAGACCGAGGCTTTATTTCTACTTGCTTTCGAGACCCTGATGGCAACCTGATCGAGCTAGAACAGGTGACCGATGTGCTGATCACGTAG
- a CDS encoding septal ring lytic transglycosylase RlpA family protein — protein MMRLLSNIETIKLFTSLAWISKRLDFSFVERKTLIHVCVYEIGDSEFAADYEIGLSKSEYNTQVNQIFSKLDKFSYTDLGFKYNMDNSKEENIIEFITPFRLIFEAMLSPSHKNGDGAFTLDDFHRYNLFRCKLTRSDQPENSVEADLKLTRYRFRSIKLYESFLHLLDNGFSLIESTRKLARYLLRFTEDDAEASALISLTFWDGLPRLLRRIAANSNNTYQEIEEALLGEIKFSLLSLVDKHSLDDKNIYPLHCFVERYTRFLITPPFYTPDEIIAQAAARVTENRDSNRPYNLSAATRLECYLIISQLSGVNHKSKTYNKFDLKKIENDIAETLEKEIKQLALPCDGTDNHGPQHIDIMKIEHVDIMMSAFNRVREYLHLAIKLNLEGEDKARFEDILESSIQNQTLSDWIERIDCLLTDSLNKIPPKDAHKNNSKHNGRTLYSSHHYAIIACFALSISFGYLYGSHLASEKLRPIDGGVNINTVATPDNQNTIISPAAFHSDKNSVVQTGIATWSGSEYQNKETASGQLFDKNRLTASHPSLPFKSKVKITNLENQKDVTVEIIDRMTGSGEEIINLTESAANAIDMRTEGKEMVRLEVITFSDIEESFSDK, from the coding sequence ATGATGAGACTACTATCAAACATTGAAACCATAAAGCTCTTCACCTCTCTAGCTTGGATTTCTAAGAGATTGGATTTCTCATTTGTTGAGAGAAAAACTCTGATCCATGTTTGTGTATATGAAATTGGTGATTCTGAATTCGCAGCAGACTACGAAATAGGTCTGTCCAAATCAGAATATAATACCCAGGTTAATCAAATTTTTTCTAAACTTGATAAGTTCTCGTACACTGATCTAGGATTTAAGTATAATATGGATAATTCAAAAGAAGAAAACATTATTGAATTCATCACCCCTTTCAGATTGATATTTGAGGCAATGCTAAGTCCCAGCCATAAGAACGGAGATGGGGCATTTACTCTTGATGATTTTCATCGATACAATCTCTTTCGGTGCAAGTTGACAAGATCTGATCAACCGGAAAACTCTGTTGAGGCAGATCTTAAGCTCACTCGATATCGGTTTCGTTCAATTAAACTGTATGAATCGTTTTTACATTTGCTAGATAATGGTTTTTCTTTAATAGAATCTACCAGGAAATTGGCTAGATATCTTCTCCGATTCACTGAAGATGATGCTGAAGCTAGTGCATTAATATCGTTGACCTTTTGGGATGGGTTACCAAGATTACTTCGACGCATAGCAGCCAATTCGAACAATACTTATCAGGAAATAGAAGAAGCACTTCTTGGCGAAATAAAATTTAGTTTGCTTAGCTTAGTAGATAAACACAGTCTAGATGACAAGAATATTTATCCTCTTCACTGTTTCGTAGAACGCTATACAAGATTTCTAATTACCCCTCCCTTCTACACACCTGATGAAATTATTGCGCAGGCTGCGGCTAGAGTTACAGAGAATAGGGATAGCAACAGGCCATATAACCTGAGTGCCGCAACACGCTTAGAATGTTATCTGATCATTTCTCAGTTATCTGGAGTAAATCACAAGAGCAAAACATATAACAAATTTGATCTTAAAAAGATTGAGAATGACATTGCAGAGACACTCGAAAAAGAGATTAAGCAACTAGCGTTGCCTTGTGATGGCACAGATAATCATGGGCCGCAGCACATAGACATCATGAAAATTGAGCATGTAGATATAATGATGTCTGCGTTTAATCGTGTCAGAGAATATCTACACCTAGCCATCAAACTGAATTTAGAGGGAGAAGATAAAGCAAGATTTGAAGATATCCTAGAATCCTCTATTCAAAATCAAACGCTATCTGATTGGATAGAGCGTATTGATTGTCTTTTAACTGATAGCTTGAATAAGATCCCTCCAAAAGACGCACATAAAAATAATTCAAAGCACAACGGTAGAACTCTATATAGTTCTCACCACTATGCAATTATTGCGTGTTTTGCTCTGTCGATTAGCTTTGGATATTTATACGGCTCTCATCTAGCAAGTGAGAAGCTCAGACCAATAGATGGAGGTGTCAATATCAATACTGTCGCTACCCCTGACAACCAAAACACTATCATTTCTCCAGCAGCCTTCCATTCAGATAAAAATTCTGTGGTGCAGACAGGTATTGCAACTTGGTCAGGGAGTGAATACCAAAACAAAGAAACTGCAAGCGGTCAGCTCTTTGATAAGAACAGACTAACAGCATCTCATCCCAGTCTTCCATTTAAATCAAAAGTAAAGATCACCAACTTGGAAAATCAAAAAGATGTGACTGTTGAGATTATTGATCGAATGACAGGTAGTGGTGAGGAAATCATCAACTTAACTGAGTCTGCAGCGAATGCTATCGATATGCGCACTGAAGGAAAAGAAATGGTACGCTTAGAGGTAATTACGTTTTCTGATATAGAAGAGAGTTTTTCTGACAAATAA